From the genome of Nodosilinea sp. FACHB-141, one region includes:
- a CDS encoding ATP-binding protein: protein MRFHNQTHWNPPWVAEAGTERMGEVLEILLVDDDAVDRMAICRALARADLPVEVTEVTSAEQAIANLKSRTYDCVFLDYRLPEQDGLSLIRQWRAEGVSIPLVVLTGQGDEQIAVDLMKAGASDYLVKTRVSPDRLALLLRNALRMYEAERREAKVMAQLQQTNKLLTQQNEELERQRRYIEDQNLKLLEAYRVKSEFLATMSHELRTPLNAILGFSQILDSQSKGPLTSHQAEMIKRIFTNGKNLLNLVNDILDLSRLEAQRLTLNLTQVNLHNLVQTTLLDLRSLADGKALTLKSTLQLTNPVVVNDEHRLRQVLTNLVSNAIKFTDRGQVHITLTETASDQISLTVADTGIGIAEEQLPHIFEAFRQVDQTIRRQRPGTGLGLAIVQSLVGIMGGTIVVSSKQGQGTTFVVTLPRQISLPPETFSLDTDLAAQPLTLSLHTE, encoded by the coding sequence GTGAGATTCCATAACCAGACCCACTGGAATCCGCCGTGGGTAGCAGAAGCAGGTACTGAGCGGATGGGCGAAGTGCTAGAAATTTTGTTAGTGGATGACGATGCCGTCGATCGCATGGCCATCTGCCGCGCTCTAGCTCGCGCCGACTTACCAGTTGAGGTCACTGAGGTAACAAGTGCTGAGCAGGCGATCGCCAACCTCAAAAGCCGTACCTACGACTGCGTTTTTCTAGACTACCGCCTGCCCGAGCAAGACGGCTTGTCGCTGATCCGTCAGTGGCGGGCCGAGGGTGTGAGCATTCCGCTGGTGGTGCTGACTGGCCAGGGCGATGAGCAAATTGCCGTCGACCTCATGAAGGCTGGCGCTAGCGATTACCTTGTTAAGACCCGCGTGTCGCCCGATCGCCTGGCCCTGCTGTTGCGCAATGCCCTGCGCATGTACGAAGCGGAGCGGCGAGAGGCCAAAGTCATGGCCCAGCTTCAGCAAACCAACAAGCTGCTCACCCAGCAAAACGAAGAGTTAGAGCGCCAGCGTCGCTACATCGAAGACCAAAACCTCAAGCTGCTAGAGGCTTACCGAGTTAAGTCTGAGTTTTTGGCCACTATGTCCCACGAACTGCGCACGCCGCTGAACGCGATTTTGGGATTTTCGCAGATTCTCGACAGCCAGTCGAAGGGGCCTCTTACCTCTCACCAGGCCGAGATGATTAAGCGCATTTTCACCAACGGCAAGAACTTGCTCAACTTGGTGAACGACATTCTTGACCTGTCTAGGCTAGAGGCCCAGCGGCTGACGCTGAACTTGACCCAGGTGAATCTCCACAACCTGGTGCAGACGACGTTGTTAGATCTGCGATCGCTGGCTGACGGCAAAGCCCTCACCCTGAAAAGCACCCTCCAGCTCACCAACCCCGTGGTGGTGAACGACGAACACCGGCTGCGCCAGGTGCTCACCAACCTGGTATCCAACGCTATCAAGTTTACCGATCGAGGCCAGGTGCATATCACCCTCACAGAGACAGCCTCTGATCAGATCTCTCTCACCGTGGCCGACACTGGCATTGGCATTGCCGAGGAGCAGTTGCCCCACATTTTTGAAGCGTTTCGCCAGGTTGACCAGACCATTCGTCGCCAGCGCCCCGGCACCGGGCTGGGATTGGCCATCGTTCAGTCGTTAGTCGGCATCATGGGCGGCACCATTGTCGTCAGCAGCAAGCAGGGGCAGGGAACGACCTTTGTTGTCACGCTGCCTCGGCAAATTTCACTGCCGCCAGAAACCTTTAGCCTGGATACTGATCTAGCTGCTCAACCGCTGACCCTGAGTTTACACACGGAGTAA
- the purD gene encoding phosphoribosylamine--glycine ligase translates to MKALVVGSGGREHTLAWSLLRSPKITEVVCVPGNGGTATLPHCRNLAMAATDFEGIARFALVNNLELVVVGPEQPLAEGITDYLQEQGLKVFGPCQAGAQIEASKAWAKALMVEAGIPTAKAEAFEKEAAALAYLEQQGAPIVVKADGLAAGKGVTVAHTLDEAIQAVKDAFSGKFGAAGHQVVIEEFMTGQEASVLAITDGQTIRPLVPAQDHKAIGEGDTGPNTGGMGAYAPTPVVTPAIMERVQKEVLEPAIATLRRRGIDYRGILYAGLMITPEGEPKVVEFNCRLGDPETQAVLPLLETPLEQVMLACIEGRLDTLELKWKPEAAACVVVAAEGYPDNYPKGMEIVGFEEAAATGALVFHAGTRRRGNSIVADGGRVLGVTGLGETFEAAIANAYEAIDKICFEGMYYRRDIGYRVKGLSSD, encoded by the coding sequence GTGAAAGCTCTTGTGGTCGGCAGCGGTGGCCGTGAACATACCCTGGCCTGGTCGCTGCTGCGATCGCCCAAAATCACCGAGGTGGTCTGCGTGCCGGGCAATGGCGGCACCGCTACCCTGCCCCACTGCCGCAACCTGGCCATGGCCGCCACTGACTTTGAGGGCATTGCTCGCTTTGCCCTGGTCAACAATCTAGAGCTGGTTGTGGTTGGCCCCGAACAGCCTCTGGCCGAGGGGATTACCGACTATCTGCAAGAGCAGGGGCTCAAGGTATTTGGCCCCTGCCAGGCCGGGGCGCAGATTGAGGCCAGCAAGGCCTGGGCCAAGGCGCTGATGGTTGAGGCGGGCATTCCCACCGCCAAAGCCGAGGCTTTTGAAAAAGAAGCGGCCGCCCTGGCCTACCTAGAGCAGCAGGGTGCCCCGATCGTGGTGAAGGCTGACGGGCTAGCGGCGGGCAAGGGCGTCACCGTGGCCCACACCCTAGACGAGGCTATTCAAGCCGTCAAAGATGCGTTTAGCGGCAAGTTTGGGGCCGCCGGCCACCAGGTGGTGATCGAAGAATTTATGACCGGCCAAGAGGCTTCGGTGTTAGCCATCACCGATGGGCAAACCATTCGCCCCCTGGTGCCTGCCCAAGACCACAAGGCCATTGGCGAGGGGGACACCGGCCCCAACACGGGCGGTATGGGAGCCTATGCCCCAACCCCGGTAGTCACCCCTGCCATTATGGAGCGGGTGCAAAAGGAGGTGCTAGAGCCGGCGATCGCTACCCTACGCCGCCGCGGCATCGACTATCGCGGCATTCTCTACGCTGGGCTGATGATTACCCCCGAGGGCGAGCCCAAAGTGGTGGAGTTTAACTGTCGCCTAGGCGATCCCGAGACCCAGGCGGTGCTTCCCCTGCTCGAAACCCCACTAGAGCAGGTGATGCTCGCTTGTATTGAAGGACGGCTCGACACCCTAGAGTTGAAATGGAAGCCGGAAGCCGCCGCCTGCGTGGTGGTGGCTGCTGAGGGCTACCCCGACAACTATCCCAAGGGCATGGAAATCGTTGGCTTTGAAGAAGCCGCTGCTACCGGAGCGCTAGTGTTCCATGCCGGTACTCGTCGCCGAGGCAACAGCATTGTCGCCGATGGCGGCCGCGTGCTGGGAGTGACGGGTCTGGGCGAAACCTTTGAGGCAGCGATCGCCAATGCCTACGAGGCGATCGATAAAATTTGCTTTGAGGGCATGTATTACCGCCGCGACATCGGCTACCGTGTAAAGGGGCTTTCTTCGGACTAG
- a CDS encoding DUF3598 family protein, whose translation MTSASTQWARLLKNQGTWVGSFTQVSPTGEILQDTPSEVALIPLNEGNTMRQEIRKRPPGQPPSETVLEYSSLGRGVLFCETGAFSQGSIQRSPVSEFGAELGLIHGSDRLRVAQVFPRQPTLGSLTLIREHLAGTEPTPRPMLTVDQLIGTWVGEATTVFPDWQPQRSMATRLEIQPGSDRAITQTLTFGNSPSIQSQGQLVGSTLRFEQGSQPVTVLLLPGGASTTFPTEIQSGQPLFLEAGWLITPTLRQRLIRTYNAQGTWESLTLVTEQKV comes from the coding sequence ATGACCTCGGCTTCGACTCAGTGGGCGCGTTTACTCAAAAACCAGGGCACCTGGGTAGGGTCATTTACCCAAGTGTCGCCGACTGGGGAAATTTTGCAGGATACGCCCTCGGAGGTAGCGCTGATCCCCCTTAACGAGGGCAACACCATGCGCCAGGAGATTCGCAAGCGCCCTCCCGGCCAGCCTCCCAGCGAAACGGTGTTGGAATACAGTTCCCTAGGGCGGGGAGTGCTGTTTTGCGAGACCGGTGCTTTTTCCCAAGGGTCAATTCAGCGCAGCCCGGTGAGTGAGTTTGGGGCCGAGTTGGGCCTGATTCACGGCAGCGATCGCCTGCGTGTAGCCCAGGTGTTTCCTCGGCAGCCCACCCTCGGCAGCCTGACACTAATCCGAGAACATTTGGCCGGCACAGAGCCCACTCCGCGCCCCATGCTCACGGTGGATCAGCTAATCGGCACCTGGGTAGGAGAGGCAACCACGGTATTTCCTGACTGGCAGCCCCAGCGATCGATGGCGACTCGGCTAGAGATTCAGCCGGGGAGCGATCGCGCCATCACCCAAACCCTCACCTTTGGCAACAGCCCCAGCATCCAATCTCAGGGCCAGCTAGTAGGCTCAACGCTGAGGTTTGAGCAGGGCAGCCAGCCCGTTACCGTCTTACTGTTGCCAGGGGGAGCTTCGACTACCTTTCCCACCGAGATTCAGTCGGGACAGCCGCTGTTTTTAGAGGCCGGCTGGCTAATTACACCCACCCTGCGGCAGCGACTGATTCGCACCTACAACGCCCAGGGCACTTGGGAAAGCCTAACCCTGGTAACGGAGCAAAAAGTATAG
- a CDS encoding molybdenum cofactor biosynthesis protein B, protein MAHPPTLGRPVHCAVVTVSDTRTVESDRSGQLLQTLLAEAGHQVSDYRIVPDEPQKIRPLCQTLAAQVDCIILTGGTGIAPRDTTYDAIAALLEKTLPGFGEIFRHLSFREIGSRAMASRAVAGVYQSTLIFSLPGSSKAVTLAMETLILPELPHLVSLMQA, encoded by the coding sequence ATGGCCCATCCCCCGACGTTAGGCAGACCGGTGCACTGCGCGGTTGTTACCGTGAGCGACACCCGCACCGTCGAGAGCGATCGCAGCGGGCAACTCCTGCAAACCCTGCTGGCCGAAGCGGGCCACCAGGTGAGCGACTATCGCATCGTCCCCGACGAGCCGCAGAAGATTCGCCCGCTGTGCCAGACCTTGGCCGCGCAGGTCGACTGCATCATTCTCACTGGGGGAACGGGGATTGCTCCCCGCGACACCACCTACGATGCGATCGCCGCCCTGCTAGAAAAAACCCTACCGGGGTTTGGGGAAATCTTTCGCCATCTCAGCTTTCGGGAGATTGGCTCCCGCGCCATGGCCTCTCGCGCTGTAGCTGGGGTTTATCAATCCACCTTGATTTTCTCGCTGCCGGGGTCTAGCAAAGCGGTAACCCTAGCTATGGAGACGCTGATTTTGCCGGAGTTGCCCCACCTAGTCAGCCTGATGCAAGCCTGA
- the psb28 gene encoding photosystem II reaction center protein Psb28, with product MAEIQFARGVAEPVIPDVRLTRAKDGSDGTATFYFDHPQALSQQEGVEITGMYLVDEEGELVSREVNGRFVNGEPAGIEATYIMRSEAEWDRFMRFMNRYAEQNGLGFTKS from the coding sequence ATGGCCGAGATTCAATTTGCCCGTGGCGTTGCAGAACCAGTGATTCCTGATGTGCGGCTCACCCGCGCCAAGGATGGCTCCGACGGTACGGCCACCTTCTACTTTGACCATCCCCAGGCGCTCTCCCAGCAGGAAGGGGTAGAAATCACCGGTATGTACCTAGTCGACGAAGAGGGCGAACTGGTCAGCCGTGAGGTCAATGGCCGGTTTGTTAACGGCGAACCAGCCGGCATTGAAGCCACCTACATTATGAGAAGCGAAGCCGAGTGGGATCGCTTTATGCGGTTTATGAACCGCTACGCCGAGCAAAACGGGCTGGGCTTTACCAAAAGCTAG
- a CDS encoding MFS transporter, with protein sequence MAKLPPLPISVKVFYGVGELAASVPASLSAFFVLYFFTTVAGLSPALAGSVLLFGRTWDAIDDPLIGWLSDRTVSPAGRRYPWMLGGVIPMAICSVLLWMVPPFASQWGVFAYYIVLSLFAFAAFTAVQLPYTALAAELSDDYDERTDLIGMKSAFSIGASILALVMAQVVFARVADPARQFFILGLLSASLAVVIIGLCVAGTYRRYWQVQQSRPPLTGGHHSPALLPQLRSVFSNAAFREVLGLYLCGWMSVQVTAAMLPYFVGAWMGLPATHFAQMALAVQGTAIAMLWVWDWVAKRTGKRTVFLTGAPLAAIALAGLATVQPGQVVWMYTLGVIAGMGVATLYMVPFAMLPDVIDLDELNTGLRREGLYFSALVFLQKLGLAMALFISGQLLSLTGYVANTDTQPVAALNAIRLLIGPLPALLLIVGLWFCYRYPINRDRHQQILLALQQQRQQRFDNEANPSSDPSAPGA encoded by the coding sequence TTGGCTAAGCTACCGCCCCTGCCTATTTCGGTAAAAGTGTTCTACGGCGTGGGGGAGTTAGCGGCATCGGTGCCCGCCAGCCTGTCAGCGTTTTTTGTGCTGTATTTTTTTACCACCGTGGCGGGGCTGAGCCCGGCTCTAGCAGGCTCGGTGCTGCTGTTTGGCCGCACGTGGGATGCCATTGACGACCCGCTGATCGGTTGGCTGAGCGATCGCACCGTGTCGCCAGCCGGCCGGCGCTACCCCTGGATGCTGGGCGGGGTAATTCCCATGGCAATCTGTTCGGTGCTGCTGTGGATGGTGCCCCCTTTTGCGAGTCAGTGGGGGGTGTTTGCCTATTACATTGTGCTGTCGCTCTTTGCCTTTGCTGCTTTTACCGCCGTGCAGTTGCCCTACACGGCTTTGGCTGCCGAACTGTCTGACGACTACGACGAACGCACCGACTTGATCGGTATGAAATCGGCCTTTAGCATTGGGGCCAGCATTTTAGCCTTGGTCATGGCCCAGGTGGTGTTTGCCCGGGTGGCCGACCCGGCTCGGCAGTTCTTCATTTTGGGATTACTCTCAGCCAGTTTGGCGGTGGTGATTATTGGCCTATGCGTAGCGGGCACCTACCGCCGCTATTGGCAGGTGCAGCAAAGTCGCCCGCCGCTAACAGGGGGCCACCACTCTCCAGCGCTGCTGCCCCAGTTGCGCAGCGTGTTTAGTAACGCGGCCTTTCGAGAAGTGTTAGGTCTCTACCTCTGCGGCTGGATGAGCGTGCAGGTAACCGCCGCTATGCTGCCTTACTTTGTTGGTGCCTGGATGGGCTTGCCTGCGACTCACTTTGCCCAAATGGCCCTGGCGGTGCAGGGAACCGCGATCGCTATGCTCTGGGTGTGGGACTGGGTGGCTAAACGCACGGGCAAGCGCACGGTGTTTTTAACGGGGGCACCCCTGGCGGCGATCGCCCTTGCTGGTCTGGCCACGGTGCAGCCTGGCCAGGTGGTTTGGATGTATACCTTGGGGGTAATCGCGGGCATGGGGGTGGCCACTCTCTACATGGTGCCCTTTGCGATGCTACCCGACGTGATTGACCTCGATGAACTCAACACCGGCCTACGCCGGGAAGGGCTGTACTTCAGCGCCTTAGTATTTCTGCAAAAGCTGGGGCTAGCCATGGCGCTGTTTATCTCTGGTCAGCTGTTGAGCTTGACCGGCTACGTGGCTAATACCGACACCCAGCCCGTCGCTGCTCTCAACGCCATCCGTCTGCTGATTGGTCCTTTACCGGCGCTGCTACTGATAGTGGGGCTATGGTTTTGCTACCGCTACCCAATCAATCGCGATCGCCATCAGCAAATTTTATTGGCCCTACAGCAGCAGCGCCAGCAGCGGTTCGATAACGAGGCTAACCCTAGCTCAGACCCCTCTGCCCCTGGAGCTTAA
- a CDS encoding fasciclin domain-containing protein: protein MAILRSSQTKRWMVGLASVGAAALLAACGASEPTAETEVGQAPTTTEEPTTATDPTAESTTAEGDTVVDVAASDEDFSILAEAIEAADLTETLSASGPVTVFAPTNEAFEALPEGTLDKLLLPENQDVLRQVLTYHVLEDAVPAAEVTTGEVPTAAGTPVSIQVDDTTGEVMVNEAMVVTPDIQASNGVIHAIDQVILPPGLTL, encoded by the coding sequence ATGGCTATTTTGCGTTCCTCTCAGACAAAGCGGTGGATGGTTGGTCTTGCCAGCGTGGGTGCTGCGGCTCTGCTAGCTGCCTGTGGCGCTTCTGAGCCTACAGCTGAGACAGAAGTTGGGCAAGCCCCCACGACCACCGAAGAGCCCACTACTGCAACCGACCCCACGGCTGAAAGCACCACTGCCGAAGGCGACACCGTAGTGGACGTAGCCGCCAGCGACGAAGATTTCAGCATTCTTGCGGAAGCTATAGAGGCTGCTGACCTCACCGAGACTCTCAGTGCTTCTGGCCCTGTGACGGTGTTTGCCCCCACCAACGAAGCTTTTGAAGCTCTGCCCGAAGGTACCCTAGACAAGCTGCTGCTGCCCGAAAACCAGGACGTGCTGCGTCAGGTCTTGACCTACCACGTGCTGGAAGATGCAGTCCCCGCTGCTGAAGTTACCACGGGCGAAGTTCCTACCGCCGCTGGTACTCCGGTTTCCATTCAGGTGGATGACACTACCGGCGAAGTTATGGTCAACGAAGCCATGGTGGTTACCCCCGACATCCAGGCCAGCAACGGCGTCATCCACGCCATCGACCAGGTCATTCTGCCCCCCGGTCTGACTCTCTAG
- the plsY gene encoding glycerol-3-phosphate 1-O-acyltransferase PlsY: MAVLAIVLLLVAAYLLGSIPTGYLVAKGVKGIDIRQHGSGGTGATNVLRTVGKGAAIAVLAIDLLKGLLAVLLVAAVWPQVAALTALDALWQPWVAVGAGLLALVGHSKSVWINFTGGKSVASGLGVLIGLAWPVALGAAIAFGLSLALSRIVSLSSIVAAIAAGILMVVTGQPLPYAVLGALGAFYVILRHRSNIDRLLAGTEPRLGQQSPDQGS; this comes from the coding sequence TTGGCGGTTCTAGCAATTGTGCTGCTGTTAGTGGCAGCGTATCTCTTAGGCTCGATTCCCACTGGCTACCTGGTGGCCAAGGGAGTCAAGGGCATTGATATTCGGCAGCATGGCTCGGGGGGGACTGGGGCCACCAACGTGCTGCGAACCGTGGGTAAAGGGGCTGCGATCGCCGTCCTAGCGATCGATCTGCTCAAGGGGCTGCTGGCGGTGCTGCTGGTGGCGGCGGTCTGGCCCCAAGTGGCGGCTCTGACGGCCCTAGATGCCCTCTGGCAGCCGTGGGTGGCGGTTGGGGCTGGGCTGTTGGCCCTGGTGGGCCACAGCAAGTCGGTGTGGATTAATTTTACCGGCGGCAAGTCGGTGGCTTCGGGGTTGGGCGTGCTAATTGGCCTGGCCTGGCCCGTGGCCCTGGGGGCAGCGATCGCCTTTGGCCTCTCCCTGGCCCTCAGCCGCATTGTGTCGCTAAGCTCGATAGTGGCGGCGATCGCTGCTGGCATTCTCATGGTTGTCACTGGCCAGCCCCTACCCTATGCAGTGCTAGGAGCGCTGGGAGCGTTCTACGTGATTTTGCGCCACCGCAGCAATATCGATCGCCTTCTAGCTGGTACCGAACCGCGGCTAGGGCAGCAGTCTCCCGACCAAGGCAGCTAG
- a CDS encoding VOC family protein translates to MQIAALDHLVLTVADISRTREFYQTVLGMAAVTFGRDRHALRYGQQKINLHQAGAAFAPHAQSPTPGSADLCFLITGSLDAALAHLRNCGVPVIAGPVQRTGAAGMLLSIYIRDPDGNLIELSALADA, encoded by the coding sequence ATTCAGATTGCAGCGCTCGACCACCTGGTGCTCACCGTGGCTGATATTTCCCGCACCCGTGAGTTTTACCAGACTGTGCTGGGCATGGCGGCGGTGACTTTTGGTCGCGATCGCCATGCTCTTCGCTATGGCCAACAAAAAATCAATCTCCACCAGGCGGGTGCGGCCTTTGCCCCCCACGCCCAGTCACCCACGCCCGGCTCGGCAGATTTGTGCTTTCTCATCACCGGCTCCTTAGACGCCGCCCTGGCCCACCTCCGGAATTGCGGAGTGCCTGTTATCGCTGGGCCAGTGCAGCGTACCGGGGCCGCAGGAATGTTGCTGTCGATCTACATTCGCGACCCTGACGGCAACTTAATTGAGCTGAGCGCGCTGGCAGATGCTTAG
- a CDS encoding D-alanine--D-alanine ligase family protein, with the protein MATVTVGLVFGGCSGEHEVSIRSAQAIARALDSGSNAQKYTVLPVYIRKDGVWLAGATAESVLTAGVPPQETSDAPAATARDRLPQFDQIADIDIWFPVLHGPNGEDGTVQGLLTLMQQPYVGAGVLGSAVGMDKIAMKMAFAQAGLPQVKYLAVNRAEVWSNPCVFPKLCDRIEAELGYPCFVKPANLGSSVGIAKATSRKELEAALDNAASYDRRIIVETGVVAREVECAVLGNDNPRASVLGEITFQSDFYDYETKYTSGQSQHTIPAQVPEAIARRIQEMAITAFQAVDAAGISRVDFFYVEATGEVLINEINTLPGFTATSMYPMMWEASGVDFEELVDTLIQLGFERTGSSPAQT; encoded by the coding sequence ATGGCAACGGTAACGGTAGGGCTTGTATTTGGCGGCTGCTCAGGGGAGCACGAGGTATCGATTCGCTCGGCCCAGGCGATCGCCCGCGCCCTGGACAGCGGCAGCAATGCCCAAAAGTACACCGTGCTGCCGGTCTACATTCGCAAAGACGGCGTTTGGCTGGCGGGTGCCACCGCTGAGTCGGTCTTGACCGCTGGGGTACCCCCCCAGGAAACGTCCGATGCGCCAGCCGCCACCGCCCGCGATCGCCTGCCTCAGTTTGATCAGATCGCCGACATTGATATTTGGTTCCCGGTGCTGCACGGTCCCAACGGCGAAGACGGCACAGTGCAGGGCCTCTTGACCCTGATGCAGCAGCCCTACGTCGGCGCTGGGGTGCTGGGCTCGGCAGTGGGCATGGATAAGATTGCTATGAAAATGGCCTTTGCCCAGGCCGGGCTGCCCCAGGTGAAGTACCTGGCGGTGAATCGGGCGGAGGTGTGGTCTAACCCCTGCGTGTTTCCGAAGCTGTGCGATCGCATCGAAGCCGAGCTGGGCTACCCCTGCTTTGTCAAACCCGCCAACCTGGGCTCGTCGGTGGGTATTGCCAAGGCCACCAGCCGTAAGGAACTAGAGGCCGCCCTCGACAATGCCGCCAGCTACGATCGCCGCATCATCGTCGAAACCGGCGTGGTCGCCCGCGAGGTAGAGTGCGCCGTGCTGGGCAACGACAATCCCAGGGCCTCGGTGCTGGGCGAGATCACCTTTCAAAGCGATTTTTACGACTACGAGACTAAATACACCAGCGGCCAGTCGCAGCACACCATTCCGGCCCAGGTACCCGAAGCGATCGCCCGCCGCATTCAGGAGATGGCAATTACTGCGTTTCAGGCGGTGGATGCCGCCGGCATCTCGCGGGTCGATTTCTTTTACGTAGAGGCCACGGGGGAGGTGCTGATCAACGAGATCAACACCCTGCCTGGGTTCACCGCTACCAGCATGTACCCCATGATGTGGGAGGCCAGCGGCGTAGACTTCGAGGAGTTGGTAGACACCCTGATTCAGCTGGGGTTTGAGCGCACCGGCAGCAGCCCAGCTCAGACCTAG
- a CDS encoding response regulator transcription factor: MRVLLVEDDGRLADSLAEILLAQRYIVDFARDGEAGWNQISAIAYDLILLDVTLPKLDGMGLCRRMRDRGLTTPVLMLTARDTSSDKVMGLDAGADAYMVKPFHLEELMAQVRALLRRGQTSFTPVLIWGALSLDPSSYEVSYSYTPIHLTPKEFALMEALLRYGRRVLSRSAILEHIWTWQEAPSEDTIKTYIKNLRAKLRAAGAPKDVIETVHGLGYRLRAIE; the protein is encoded by the coding sequence ATGCGTGTTTTGCTGGTAGAAGATGACGGACGCCTAGCCGACTCCCTGGCCGAGATCTTGCTGGCCCAGCGCTACATCGTTGACTTTGCCCGCGATGGCGAAGCTGGGTGGAACCAGATCAGCGCGATCGCCTACGACCTGATTTTGCTAGATGTCACCCTGCCGAAGCTCGACGGCATGGGGCTGTGTCGGCGAATGCGCGATCGCGGCCTCACCACCCCTGTGCTCATGCTCACCGCCCGCGACACCAGCTCCGACAAGGTCATGGGCCTTGATGCCGGGGCCGATGCCTACATGGTCAAACCTTTTCACCTAGAGGAACTGATGGCTCAGGTGCGCGCCCTGCTGCGACGGGGCCAGACCAGTTTTACCCCAGTGCTGATTTGGGGTGCCCTCAGCCTCGACCCCAGCAGCTACGAAGTCAGCTACAGCTACACCCCCATTCACCTGACCCCCAAGGAATTTGCCCTGATGGAGGCGCTGCTGCGCTACGGGCGACGAGTGCTGAGCCGCAGTGCGATCTTGGAGCACATTTGGACCTGGCAAGAGGCTCCCAGCGAAGACACGATCAAGACCTACATCAAAAATCTACGCGCCAAGCTCAGGGCCGCTGGAGCCCCTAAGGATGTGATTGAAACGGTGCACGGGTTGGGGTATCGACTGAGGGCGATCGAGTAG
- a CDS encoding ABC transporter substrate-binding protein, with amino-acid sequence MVNIRRRHFLQLSVGAGLAVAAHACSQPQSKIAQGDGSESPGKIAVGFWPVASGLPLFVAVEKGYFQAAGLEVEAVKFANPNQVAEALIAGRLQGTGNGVASGALGLAEITSPGLFKILTSNPSNVNYVLDQVIVGQNSDIKSIQDLNGKAFATGPGAQNLAIAEAILSAAGVADPKVQQLEISQHVAAIESGQIDAAYTLEPTGTVGVVKGITRVLENGVVSKYILGDAKAPWFGGSAALSSKFVEQYPETTAAYAEAYRRAVQDIRDNPTEVRQYLTGYTAIEGELVEKVPLVGYTMYDEFTPEDIAYFQKYFDFMTDKGIFSRPIDVAALMYKPA; translated from the coding sequence ATGGTGAATATTCGCAGGCGGCATTTTCTTCAGCTTAGCGTAGGGGCAGGGTTGGCCGTGGCCGCCCATGCCTGTAGCCAGCCTCAGTCAAAGATTGCCCAGGGGGACGGCAGCGAATCTCCGGGTAAAATTGCTGTTGGATTTTGGCCAGTGGCATCGGGTTTGCCGCTGTTTGTAGCGGTAGAAAAAGGCTACTTTCAAGCGGCGGGCTTAGAGGTGGAAGCAGTCAAATTTGCTAACCCCAACCAGGTGGCTGAGGCACTAATTGCTGGACGGTTGCAGGGCACGGGCAATGGTGTCGCCAGTGGGGCATTAGGCTTGGCAGAAATTACCTCGCCGGGGCTATTTAAGATTCTGACCTCTAATCCTAGCAACGTTAATTACGTTCTCGATCAGGTGATTGTGGGGCAAAATAGCGATATTAAATCGATTCAAGATCTCAACGGCAAAGCCTTTGCTACCGGGCCAGGGGCGCAGAATTTGGCGATCGCAGAAGCCATCCTTAGCGCTGCTGGCGTAGCCGATCCCAAGGTGCAGCAGCTCGAAATCAGCCAGCACGTAGCGGCCATTGAATCGGGACAAATTGACGCCGCCTACACCCTAGAGCCTACCGGCACCGTGGGGGTCGTCAAGGGCATTACCCGCGTGCTCGAAAACGGCGTCGTGTCGAAGTACATCCTTGGCGATGCCAAAGCACCTTGGTTTGGAGGTTCCGCCGCCCTCAGCAGTAAGTTTGTAGAGCAGTATCCCGAGACTACGGCAGCCTATGCCGAGGCCTACCGCCGCGCGGTGCAAGACATTCGCGACAACCCCACTGAGGTGCGTCAATACCTCACGGGCTACACCGCCATTGAAGGCGAGCTGGTAGAAAAGGTGCCCCTGGTGGGCTACACCATGTACGACGAATTCACTCCGGAAGACATCGCCTACTTCCAAAAATACTTCGACTTCATGACTGATAAAGGGATCTTCTCGCGCCCCATTGATGTGGCCGCGCTGATGTACAAACCCGCTTAG